Proteins encoded together in one Ictidomys tridecemlineatus isolate mIctTri1 chromosome 3, mIctTri1.hap1, whole genome shotgun sequence window:
- the Ucn2 gene encoding urocortin-2 yields MMTRWAPLVLMVLMLGRVMVVSVTPIPAFQILPQNYSQTTPFSVSLKSPSATATSPSAAWSYSSPVPRLGPRIALSLDVPIGLLQILLEQARARASREQAATNARILAHVGRR; encoded by the coding sequence ATGATGACCAGGTGGGCTCCGCTGGTGCTGATGGTCCTGATGTTGGGCAGAGTCATGGTTGTTTCAGTGACTCCTATCCCAGCCTTCCAGATTCTTCCTCAGAACTATTCCCAGACCACTCCTTTCTCTGTGTCCTTGAAGAGCCCCTCAGCTACTGCCACAAGTCCCTCAGCTGCCTGGAGCTACTCAAGCCCTGTACCCCGCCTTGGACCACGTATCGCCCTCTCACTGGATGTCCCCATTGGCCTCCTACAGATTTTACTGGAGCAGGCCCGGGCCAGGGCTTCCAGGGAGCAGGCTGCAACCAATGCTCGCATCCTGGCTCACGTTGGCCGCCGCTAA